The genome window AACATTTCACTCTATACTGTCAGGATGCTTTCTGTTTGTGTGGCAGATGTGTCTTTGTCCTGACTGTGTTCTTGTTTCTGCTTCATGCTTTGTGCTTGTAATCACTGCATTAGTTCATATTGCTGAAGTATTAGTGTAAATTTGGCACAGGTATGATCATGGGCGCGGCGGGATCGACAGTTTGGTACAACCTTAAGCTCAGGCATCCAACTCTGGATATGCCCATCATCGATTACGATCTAGCGTTGCTTTTCCAACCGATGCTCATGCTGGGGATCAGTATTGGAGTCGCGTTCAATGTCATCTTTGCTGATTGGATGGTCACAGTTCTTCTAATCATCCTCTTCATAGGTAACCGAGTCATTTCTTGTCCTTATCTTTGTGATTCGGTTCGTAGAAAGACTGTTTGGTTGAGAGATTTATGTCCTATGGTCACTGAACAGGTACATCAACTAAGGCATTCTTGAAGGGTGTAGAGACATGGAAGAAGGAGACGATAATGAAGAAGGTGTTTTTCTGTTTGTAGATCATTTTAAAATTGAAATGTTGATCCTAattcaattatatcatgcttacctGATCTTATGTTTCTGAATTTTAGGAAGCAGCGATGCTTAAGGAGTCAAACGGTACGCTGATTAATTATCTGTTGAAGTATACAAAGTTTATCGGAACTAATTGCTCATCAATGTCATGTCATGCAGGAAGGGATGAAATAGAATACAAAGCTCTGCCATCTGGTCCTGGGGGTGCATCAAAGAAGGCTCTACGAAAAGAGGTTGGTAGGAATCAACTCCAACTCCTTTTCGGTGGCAGAATATCTAACAGGGGATTAACATAATCAGACAAATGTTGCAGGCCCCAATCACCGAAAATGTCTACTGGAAGAAGCTTGGTCTTCTTTCTTTTGTGTGGATCTCATTCCTTATCCTACAGGTTTTGAAGGTGAGtaatatgttctgaagcatataATCAAGTCCATGATGTTACAAAATGATCGATTAGTGACACGCCTTGTTTCCATCTCTTTCCAGCAAAACTACACATCGACCTGTTCCCTATGGTATTGGATTCTGAACTTGCTTCAGGTGCAGTCCTATGCTCTTGTCATACAATGACTTCTTACTTAGATTAGTAATCCATAGATGAATTCTGTAGTTACATCTAATATGTTGAGATTTCTGCAGGTCCCTGTATCTTTGGGAGTATCAGGTTATGAAGCTGTTAGTTTATACAGAGGAAAGAGAATTATCTCATCAAAGGGACTGGAAGGGACAGACTTTACAGTCATTCAACTTGTTTTCTACTGCCTCATCGGTGTCCTCGCTGGTGTAGTTGGAGGCCTCCTTGGCCTTGGAGGAGGGTTTATTTTGGGCCCTGTCTTCTTGGAGCTTGGTGTTCCACCGCAGGTGTGTGCATCTAGTACTCTTTTTCTGGCTCCAGTCAAATTTCAACTTCGCTTGTAGTTCTTGATCTCACTTTTGACAATGTAGAGAACACACTGCTCTGGAGGTCCTTTTCAATAGAATGCAATGCTATGTCTATGATAGATTAACATAATTCCCGATTAGGATCAAGAGCCATGAGATAATCTCTTGTAGAATCAGATAGGATTCTTCTTTCTTTGGATATTTTGGGTGAATTCCAATTTGTTGTAATAATTCATGATGTGCAAATGTGGATCTCACTGTTTCTGAATTAACATACTTGCATCTTATTCAAGCACAACTTAATCAAAAAGTCTTTCTCCAGGTCTCGAGTGCTACAGCAACTTTCGCGATGACATTTTCTTCGTCCATGTCTGTTGTAGAATACTACCTCCTGAAGCGTTTTCCCATCCCTTACGGTAATGTTCTTCACCTGTCGATTACTTTCTGCATGTGAAATGAACCAGTACCTCGAGTTCATCGCACAGCAATTCACTCTGTTTGCTTCTTTCACTTGCATTAAGGCGTACTTAATCCTTATGTCTCTCGTAACTGGGCAGCATTGTATTTTGTGTCTGTGGCATTGGTGGCTGCCTTTGTCGGCCAGCATTTGGTTAAGAGGCTGATCGAAATACTGGGTAGAGCTTCTCTGATCATCTTCATCCTTGCCTCGACAATTTTTATTAGTGCAATCTCATTGGGTAAGGCAAAAATCTCTCATCGTTTATCTGAATCATTTTTTTGGATACGAACAAAGATGATCATAGCATCGTGCTTTCTGCTCTCTTGGTACTAAAAGCATGTCTTCTAATACTTAACAGGTGGAGTTGGCATTTCGAACATGGTTCAAAAGATCCAGCATCACGAGTACATGGGGTTTGAGAATCTCTGCAAGTATGAAGCATAGCATCAAGATCTTACGTCCAAATACTCGGTTAATCGGGGGGCAGAAGAGATTACCCTGCAGTGCTCTTCCACCAATTTATCGATGCTTGCATTCAATAAAGCTCTTGAAA of Musa acuminata AAA Group cultivar baxijiao chromosome BXJ1-7, Cavendish_Baxijiao_AAA, whole genome shotgun sequence contains these proteins:
- the LOC103991359 gene encoding sulfite exporter TauE/SafE family protein 3 — encoded protein: MELKWGSGRLWAAALVALAAVAVVAADRGLRPEAAGAEAVEAEEVGVSDYVLKVVNFLWRPDESSYQHVWPSMKFGWEIVVGTIIGFLGSAFGSVGGVGGGGIYVPMLTLIIGFDAKSSTAISKCMIMGAAGSTVWYNLKLRHPTLDMPIIDYDLALLFQPMLMLGISIGVAFNVIFADWMVTVLLIILFIGTSTKAFLKGVETWKKETIMKKEAAMLKESNGRDEIEYKALPSGPGGASKKALRKEAPITENVYWKKLGLLSFVWISFLILQVLKQNYTSTCSLWYWILNLLQVPVSLGVSGYEAVSLYRGKRIISSKGLEGTDFTVIQLVFYCLIGVLAGVVGGLLGLGGGFILGPVFLELGVPPQVSSATATFAMTFSSSMSVVEYYLLKRFPIPYALYFVSVALVAAFVGQHLVKRLIEILGRASLIIFILASTIFISAISLGGVGISNMVQKIQHHEYMGFENLCKYEA